From the genome of Clavelina lepadiformis chromosome 2, kaClaLepa1.1, whole genome shotgun sequence:
GGTTTTATTAATGCTTAGCATTGGCAGGTTTAGCAcacaattttatgaaatattgtttttcagagaatttaaaacattatGTGCATAATTGCAGTTTTGTGCATATTCAatcttttataattttatatgtttactagggatgtgccgcgaggaagattattcgggttcgtgcgaacccgaatatcatgaaggtcgacacgaacgaatcccgaatctattcgtattagaaccaaataataaaatttcctccaaaagttgtcaagtcttgcttctaaaatgacctaatctataaaaaaaatcgctttgtttcgaaaaatagtgtttaaaaaacgatcgaaaaagcaaaatcgttaggaaaacgatcttcattgtaagtactgctaactctagtttagcattgtttggaaactagatcatcattttttacgaaagtcagtaaatttataagtaatattgtgttcgggttcgccattgttggtattcgtgttcgcccaaatcttccataaaggcgatattcggcgaatctattcaagtttgggttcgtatcggcccatccctaaaTGTTTActaatatttgtgtattgttgttgtttgttggcAGTGgttattttactgtaaatcTAACATTATTCGTATCATGTATGTTCAGGTAGTTcaacaaaacttacacaatATGCGCTTAACCTAATTTCAAGCTATGGTGAGCACACTATCCCCAACATCAGTGAGAATGGCTTGCTGGAGAAAATGAAGTTGCAACGTAAGACTGCATTTACTGGATGTCTGCTTCTATATTAAACTacgtttttgttgcatttaaaGAAAAGACTATGCCATCTGTGTAGCTGGTGCAGTCGCTTGATTGTGTCTAGTTAATTCaatttgcttgatttttatACGGACAAACGATGAAGTTTGAGTTTCTGTGAATGATTGCACATGTGTCAATAGTAATTTACTGGTAACTAAATCCTGTTTAACATACAAATTTAGAATAACTTTTAATATTGagtaatgtttaaaatttgcacaGTAGTTAGTTCACTGTATTTTTTGTTGACTAGTGTCCAAAACCAACAAGGTTGATGAAGCAGCAAAACTTGGCATGTTACACCGCCGACTGAAGCAGAGTGACTTTCTGCAAAATCGCTGGTCTGTGCTGTATTTACTTCATTCGTTATCTAACAAGCGAGAAGAAAAGGTGAAGCATATAACGTTGCTTTTTACACGTCTTATCTATGTGTATAGGTGCGTTTTATTAATACTGTTGTTGCTTTAGATATCTGGTGGCTCACTGCTTTTTCGGCATGGCCTTACAGCATCATCTACTCCAGTTATGTCAAACAGAATTGGTGAAAATTCCACCATTTCCAGCAGTGGCTTTGGAACTGCTGCTCCTGCAAGCTCAAGAGGTATAGAATAATTTGACTACTATACTGTAGCTGAATACTAAATTAATATAAATGACTTGATAAATTAACAGATAGTACAATTGTAGTTTTGAAATGTATGGTATGCTAAGTATATTGGTATTTATTCAGGATTGGAGACCTTTTCACAGCTGCCAAGTAATATATCGACACCTGGAGATACACGATCTACCAACTTATCATCAAGACTTGGATGGTCATTGACACCATCTGAATATTCAGCTATTAGAAACTCTACTCAAGTCAAAAATGGAATTTCAGGTAAGTgctgattattatttatggAACACTATTTTTGGCATACAGGTAAGTGTAATGTAAATcaggtttaattttttttaatgttgaaGGTAAAGCTATGTAATAAAAGTCATTTTTAGCTATATGTTAATATGATGATTTAAAAATTCTTGAAGGACCGAAGCGTTTTCTATAATCGTTCTGTAATATCACGCTATTAAAATTTCCTTATTTAGCACAACAAACTCTGGAAGGAGATCATGGTAGAAAAAGTAAACATGCAAAATCAGCGCATTTGCTTACAAAAGAACAAGTTTGTCATTTGTATATTATTGTATAAGTAAATTTaggtggcatttttaataaaataattcagTGCATGCAGTTGTATCAGATACTGTAAAACATCTTAAAACTATGCATTTTGGTGTTTGTGCAATTGTCATAATTCAGTCCAGTTCATAATCCACATTCAGTCATAGCCTTGTTGTATGCCTCTATTGTCCAGGTGAATGAAGCCAACCTTGTTCGACAGATGTTGTATGTATTTCAAGGCATACCTTCCAAGAACATAAAGCATAGCACAAGGGAAAATGCATTTTGCTTGGATAATAATGTTCGTTGCATTAATTTACCTTATTTGTGTCATTTTTTACAGGATTCTGATAAAAGTCTATTTTACAAAgcatattaaaaaataaatgaaatgttgaaaatagATAATACACATGTGTGTTGCACATGAGCAGATTACAATGTACACAGGATAATGGTGAACTATGATTaagtgtaaataaaaattttaacatcacACAGATTGAAGTGGACAAGAGAGACCGCCAGGCTGTGCACAGACTTTGTGAGTTGGGTTGGTTGCACAACCGCatcaaaaaatacatcgaCTCTCACAATAAAGACAAAGCTTTGGGTTTAGTTGGCCAggtatgaaaaaaatttttgttgcattgaATTGCGTGAAAGTTGACTTGCGCTACCTACAAAAGAGTTTAGAAGTTCAAATTAGTTAGTGTTGAAGTATTTATTTGTCCACAGTGGAAAGTATACATGCCTTAACTTGTCTATGATTCCTCACCATCATCCATGCATGATTGTTAATGCATTTTTGTGGTCTTCCCCAATTTTTACCCTTTTAAACAGAACTACTGAGCATTAATTTGTATCATAATCAGTATATTTTTGGTATCCATGGCTCCATGAGTATAACTCATCAGTCATCACCCATGATTGAAATTAGTGGTAGTAGTAGTTGTAGTGCAAATATACTTAATACCATGATGGCATTACTATAAAATTACAGGCATTTTGTGCTGCATTACAACAAGAGCTTACAGAATATTATCGCCTTCTATCAGTACTTCAGTCACAAATTCAACAGATTGATGCTGGTTTTGAGGATAACTGTATATTGACACTACCCAAATTGGCAGTGTGGACATTTGAACCTTATGAAAGGTTGAAGTGGATTGCTGCTTTAGTTGATAATTGCGAAGGTGGGTATGGATTGGATGTAAGGATTTTCTTTAATGGTCATGAGATCTTACCAATTCTAATTACGATactaataacaataaaaagttttcaatccACTTACAATttcatttctttgtatttaatactttaaaacttttttcgtaTTTGATGCAGTACCTTTGTTTCCCTCTTTTAGACTATTTCTGAAAAGGTTATTACTAGAATAATTGTGCATTATAATATTGAAAAATACTCGACTAGAAGTTGTGATATATATGTGATAAtgatatatttttgcatttgtggATAAAAAAAGATGGATACAAGATATCgtaaatttaataacaaatCTTTGGTTTCCAACGCCAATTTTCAGAAATAAGCAATTCTTTTAATTCTTGATACATCAATTAAGTCAGGTTTTTACTTCTGGTGTTAAAACAAAagagttaaaacaaaaaaaacttgactttACCTTGAttatatgtaggctatatgtttttgtattgttcaaACAGCTAATAATTAtgaagtttacaaaatcatAGACAAAAAAGGTGGTGCCTTAACATCCATGGTGCATGCATTCATGCAAACTGGCGATTCAAGTTCTAGGGCCATCACAAGGCGAATTCTGCACATAGTTTCCCAACCAATATTTCACATCATTGACAAATGGATTTGTGATGGTGAATTATATGATCCATTTCATGAGGTATTTTTGGGCTATTAGTATTAAATTTCCTGAAATAGGACGTagtttctttgcttattttttatGAATGGTGTGCAACGTATACCACCCAAGTGAgtattaaattttgttgtccGTTTTTGAGGTTTCAACCAGTTTTCATGATTCACTTTGCTTCAGTTTTTTGTTGCTGCTGATCTTACTGTGAGAAATGAACGTCTATGGTATGACAAGTATCGAATAAGACAGTCCATGATTCCATCTTTTATCAAAATGGAACAAGctgaaaaaatacttttggttggaaaatcaataaattttcTTCGATTGGTTTGTCAAGACAGAACCAAACTTCTACAAGATCGCCTGCAAATGTCTACAGATAGTGCAGTAAATGAAGATGGTAAATATCTTTTGGGTGTTCGTTTCATTAATGCTGATTTTTGTTCTTCTTTTATCTATACGTGAAGTGCACCGAAAGTTATGATAATTCTTTTGCAGGGTATGGTCTTGACTTTGCTGCAGATCTTCAAGTACGCGTCAGACGGGCACACACTGCCACTGGAGCCCACCTATTAAATGTGTTAAGAGATCGGTTTAAAATGTTGACGCACCTTCATGCTTTGCGCAAATTCCTTCTTCTTGGCCAGGGTGACTTCATTCGACATTTATTGGATCTTTTGCAGTAAGTTAATTAACTTCAAAAGTACACCCAGGCATGACTTTTATACTTCTTTTGTATTATTTCAGATCTACCCCAATAGAAAAATGTTGAAAGGCATCTAGTAATAATCTCAAATGTGTTATGTTTATCGGCtaccttttcttttttgaattagCATGTTATAatctaaattctaaaataTGTATTTTACCACCTTGTTTTTCATCTGCCTTTTTTTGTGAAGCGAAAACATCATGTAACTTGCATGTGTGAAAAAGTTCTGTTGGCATGAAGGACCTGGTTTCttatttttactgttttcatAGGGAAGAACTAAGCAAGCCAGCAAACCTCTTGTATCGTCATAATTTAAGTGGACCAGTGGAAGCTGCTGTTAGAGCATCCAATGCACAGTTTGAAGATGCTGATGTGCTAACACGATTAGATTTTCGTCTGTTGGAAATAAATCCTGGTGATTTTGGTTGGGATGTTTTCAGTCTTGATTATCATTTGGATCCACCCTTAAATACTGtaagtatatttttattttcatcatctGCTAAATAAAACCTGCTCACCAGAATTTAGTCATTTGTTTCAATATACTTAGTTGATCACACCTGATGTAATGTTGGTATACCTTCGGATCTTCATATTCTTATGGAGAGCAAAGCGAATGGAGTACAACCTTGCTTTGATATGGACTGGAATGATGGAACAAAGCAGGAGACTTGCTCCAGTTTTACCACATTTGCAAAGTAAATTTAATCAAAGCTACTCAAAATAAGTTTTCTCGCGCTATTAGTAATTACTGCACAttacaatatattttcattattttaaatttcttgaaaaagagaataaaatttcaattgcTCTTGCATTAACAGGTGTTTTGCACAATGGCCATGTATTAGCTGCTGAAATGGTTCATTTTGTTCATCAAATGCAGTATTACATTGCCTTTGAAGTAAGTTTATTATTACCTTCATTTCATCACTATAATACTACATTATTAtcaaaaatctaaaaacacaGCATTCGGTTGTTAAACAATAATTATGTTGCAAAATACTCTTTTGCCGTACTTTTTACTGGAACGGCGTTCCGGCTTACTTTCACCACAAAAATGTCTTCATTAAAAACCAATACAATGCATCTTATTTCAACTATGAATAAGTTGTATGGATAACAGAGAAAGAGAGAGTTTCATTCGATAACGTTCTTTGCATAAACTTTTTGACCtaaattttggttttttatttaatgcaaaaaaatcaacaaagaaACCGAGTAACACTTTAtaccaggggtgtccaacctttttggccgaagggccacatgcgatttaccAATGATTGCGCGagccacttgagtgtttactgctaatttctaattaaaacccacGCACCAAGATTCCAATCTTAGAAATACGAattatcctcttttacaattataagaacaataaacataccaagatatagtaaagtcaacaaagtttttactacacgTCTACATTTTAATGTGAAGTTCAGCACTGTTTTTCTCTTACAAAtttggcaatattcggtgagatggacgatgtagcaatgggaagcgagttttccatatggctgtcagaaattagtaaacaaaaaataaatgccaatttctcggaatgtaagtttgccataaattacgtaggcgattcagttgataattggtctacaaatttcaactttttttttcaggtttgggttttgacaactgattgtagctaattttggggcgctgaatccgaaaatgaactcagatttTCTCTATCACATCAAGTTTTCTTTCTATCGGtgtcattattttatgaaattgaccaattttaccctttttacagtaaaatgtcCAGTAAATGTACAGTAAAATGTTGTAATGATCCggatatattttgttacatttgtggATGCTTCATGTTGAAGTCTCAACAATGCAATATTACCACGTTTGTAAAAAGGGCATATCTTGCTTACTTTAAAGTCAAGTTAGGGGACCAGGACAAAAGCTGGGCTCCTCATAAAGCGTGCAAGACCTGCGTTGAATGTCTGAGAAGTTGGTCGCAAGGAAAAGgttcacaaatgaaatttggaaTACCCATGATTTGGCGAGAGCAACGAAATCATGTTGacgattgttatttttgtcttgttagtGTGAAAGGGTATAACAAAAAGAGTAAACATCGTTTGAAATATCCAAATCTGGATTCGGCATTGCGGCCAGTTCCTCACAGTGATGAAAAGCCACTGCCAGTATTTATATCACTTCCAGAACTACACGAAGAGGCTATTTCTTCTTCAGAAGCATCGTTTAGTGAAGgagaaagtgaaatttttcaaCCAGCACCCGAGGATCTGTCAGACAAGCCTTCCCAGTTTAATCAGATGGAATTAAATGATTTAGTGAGAGATTTGTATTTGCCTAAGCAATCGGCGGAGTTATTGGCATCAAGGCTACAGGAAAGGAAACTTCTCAAAGCTGGTACAAGCGTGACATTTTTTCGCAAACGAGAAGAAGAACTGCTTCCATATTTTGCTTCCCACAATGATTTCGTTTATTGCAACAATATAGAAAGGCTTCTTCTAGAAATGGGATTACCACAGTATGATGCAGACGAATGGAGACTTTTCATTGATAGCTCCAAACGAAGTTTGAAGTGTGTTCTACTTCACAATGGTAACGTGTACGGTTCTATTCCTATAGGACATTCGGTGACAATGAAAGAAGAGTATCAGAACATCAAAACCGTTCTTGAAAAGTTCAAGTACCATGAGCATAGTTGGCTCATCTGTGTAGATTTAAAAATGGTGAACTTTTTGCTGGGGCAACAAAGTGGCTACACCAAATACCCATGTTTCCTATGCTACTGGGACAGCAGGGCCAAGGATCAGCACTGGAAGAAAGAAGAGTGGCCTCCAAGGCTTACCTTGACACCTGGagacaaaaatatcatttgTGATCAGTTAGTTGATATCAAAAAGATCCTCTTGCCTCCTCTTCACATCAAACTTGGTCTCATGAAACAATATGTAAAAGCTTTGGATCATGAAGGAGAGTGTTTTAAGTATATATGTTATGCTTTTCCTGGTCtcagtgaagagaaaaaaagAGCTGGGATTTTCAATGGACCACAAATCAGGCAATTGTTAAAggatgaaaattttgtaaaatcaatGTTGCCATTCGAGGCTAGAGCTTGGAATGCTTTCGGTGCTGTTGTGAGAAATTTTTTGGGAAacagaaaagcagaaaattataaagatcTCTTAAGGGAGCTACTGCTTAGTTTTGAAGATTTGGGATGCAGGATGAGCATCAAAGTTCACTACTTGAAGAGCCTTGCGGATGAGTTTCCAGAAAACCTTGGGAAAGTTAGTGAAGAACAGGGTGAACGTTTCCACCaggatattaaaattatggagGAACGTTATCAAGGTCGGTGGGATTGTCATATGATGGCCGACTATTGCTGGAGTTTGAAAAGAGAAATTCCAGATGCTGCTCATAAAAGAAAGTCCCTCAAAAGAGCATTTTTAAGCTTATAAGTGAAGagttcatattttatgaaagctcTTTTGTTGACTGTTTCTGAACTCGCCCTGCCCAAGTCCCTTTGAgtcaatctttattttggcACTTTGCTATTTCTGTGTGTGTCTTCAGAATTTCTGCACTCCGTTGTCTATGTGCATATTGTGTgaactgtaggctataattcAGATAATACCTTGTCACTGTCCTATCGACAGGTTCGTCAGCATAATGTAgcgtttgatgttattatggTTGCTCTTTTGTatgcctattttttattccaaaacatgaaattttaataaagacaacgcaaatttgtgtgaatataatatagaatgcttgtttgctaattaaagctagattattgcaggtaaaacagtgtttattgcatcagaattccttgttttgacaacagagggggggcaaaaattgatttttttcaaaaattagggatatttcatatctcaaaaacgtgatgtgatagaaaaaatctgagttcattttcggattcagcgccccaaaattagctaaaatgagttgtcaaaacccaaacctgaaattttgtgtAGACCAGTGTAATATAAGTgatttcgaaaaataccgcgcgggccaCTCAGAACATTCCCACGGGCTGGACACCCCTGCTTTATACCATCTTAAACTAAAGAAGGTGtaacattttgcattgattaaattatcggTGCTAGTATTAAGTGGAGCTTAATATCAAAGCATTGTTACAATGCATTAGATTGTGATATATTTAAAGAGCTGGAAATTTTTTACACTgtttaaattgtttactaTTGCTTTGTTATAGGTTTTGGAATGTTCTTGGGCTGATTTTCAAAGCAAACTGAAAGCAGCAAAAGATTTCGATGAAGTAATTGCTGCACATCATGCTTTTTTAGAATGCCTGATGAAGAGATGCCTGTTAGATGAATCATCTAGGTAAGCACAGCAAACTTTGTTATCTTTAAGCAACAGTTCATTCaagtatatatattaatatGCAATCATCTTTCATTACCAGTGCATGGTTCTTTGTGAACGGTTTCTAATTTGAGCAAAACCGCTTAACAAAATAGTAAAAGAAAACTAACACAACTCGCAGAAAGTGTGGGCAGACAAACTCGGTATAACCTGGGCTAGAGTGATGAAGAATCATCAATGGGTTGAAGTTGGACAACAACTGCCTTTAGTTCAAGGATAAATATTCTGGTTGCAATATCATACCACAACGTgactaatttttgtttttcagcaaTCTTCTTATGCAGTTGAGATCAATATATGACCAAATTGTTAAGTTTGAACTACTACAGAAAGACATTTACCAGCAATCAACATTTGAAATGGAAGCTCGGGAAAAATATGATGCTCGTTTAAAAGATTCTGAAAATAAGGTAAGTTTGTCTCACGTCGATCTTTTAATTCAAGCTCTGAAAAAATTTGATACATAGTGGCGATTTACGAAACCCAAATAACCTGGGTGTAACAGTGGGTGTTCTATTTTCAGTTCTATTTTCTTTATCAGGGTGTATTGGG
Proteins encoded in this window:
- the LOC143445411 gene encoding gamma-tubulin complex component 3 homolog isoform X2; protein product: MLRHNESSSTKLTQYALNLISSYGEHTIPNISENGLLEKMKLQLSKTNKVDEAAKLGMLHRRLKQSDFLQNRWSVLYLLHSLSNKREEKISGGSLLFRHGLTASSTPVMSNRIGENSTISSSGFGTAAPASSRGLETFSQLPSNISTPGDTRSTNLSSRLGWSLTPSEYSAIRNSTQVKNGISAQQTLEGDHGRKSKHAKSAHLLTKEQVNEANLVRQMLYVFQGIPSKNIKHSTRENAFCLDNNIEVDKRDRQAVHRLCELGWLHNRIKKYIDSHNKDKALGLVGQAFCAALQQELTEYYRLLSVLQSQIQQIDAGFEDNCILTLPKLAVWTFEPYERLKWIAALVDNCEDKKGGALTSMVHAFMQTGDSSSRAITRRILHIVSQPIFHIIDKWICDGELYDPFHEFFVAADLTVRNERLWYDKYRIRQSMIPSFIKMEQAEKILLVGKSINFLRLVCQDRTKLLQDRLQMSTDSAVNEDGYGLDFAADLQVRVRRAHTATGAHLLNVLRDRFKMLTHLHALRKFLLLGQGDFIRHLLDLLQEELSKPANLLYRHNLSGPVEAAVRASNAQFEDADVLTRLDFRLLEINPGDFGWDVFSLDYHLDPPLNTLITPDVMLVYLRIFIFLWRAKRMEYNLALIWTGMMEQSRRLAPVLPHLQSVLHNGHVLAAEMVHFVHQMQYYIAFEVLECSWADFQSKLKAAKDFDEVIAAHHAFLECLMKRCLLDESSSNLLMQLRSIYDQIVKFELLQKDIYQQSTFEMEAREKYDARLKDSENKGVLGMDAEKEEEEIKRRREFRKTTIPGMRARLRVCACAYQDMVVKFLRQLGKESDANLRNLSWRLDFNEHYCSKDSASRYSQSGSRKTGR
- the LOC143445411 gene encoding gamma-tubulin complex component 3 homolog isoform X1, whose product is MNHPPEVLIGKLCESALGVQNKGSSTKLTQYALNLISSYGEHTIPNISENGLLEKMKLQLSKTNKVDEAAKLGMLHRRLKQSDFLQNRWSVLYLLHSLSNKREEKISGGSLLFRHGLTASSTPVMSNRIGENSTISSSGFGTAAPASSRGLETFSQLPSNISTPGDTRSTNLSSRLGWSLTPSEYSAIRNSTQVKNGISAQQTLEGDHGRKSKHAKSAHLLTKEQVNEANLVRQMLYVFQGIPSKNIKHSTRENAFCLDNNIEVDKRDRQAVHRLCELGWLHNRIKKYIDSHNKDKALGLVGQAFCAALQQELTEYYRLLSVLQSQIQQIDAGFEDNCILTLPKLAVWTFEPYERLKWIAALVDNCEDKKGGALTSMVHAFMQTGDSSSRAITRRILHIVSQPIFHIIDKWICDGELYDPFHEFFVAADLTVRNERLWYDKYRIRQSMIPSFIKMEQAEKILLVGKSINFLRLVCQDRTKLLQDRLQMSTDSAVNEDGYGLDFAADLQVRVRRAHTATGAHLLNVLRDRFKMLTHLHALRKFLLLGQGDFIRHLLDLLQEELSKPANLLYRHNLSGPVEAAVRASNAQFEDADVLTRLDFRLLEINPGDFGWDVFSLDYHLDPPLNTLITPDVMLVYLRIFIFLWRAKRMEYNLALIWTGMMEQSRRLAPVLPHLQSVLHNGHVLAAEMVHFVHQMQYYIAFEVLECSWADFQSKLKAAKDFDEVIAAHHAFLECLMKRCLLDESSSNLLMQLRSIYDQIVKFELLQKDIYQQSTFEMEAREKYDARLKDSENKGVLGMDAEKEEEEIKRRREFRKTTIPGMRARLRVCACAYQDMVVKFLRQLGKESDANLRNLSWRLDFNEHYCSKDSASRYSQSGSRKTGR
- the LOC143445411 gene encoding gamma-tubulin complex component 3 homolog isoform X3, with the translated sequence MNHPPEVLIGKLCESALGVQNKGSSTKLTQYALNLISSYGEHTIPNISENGLLEKMKLQLSKTNKVDEAAKLGMLHRRLKQSDFLQNRWSVLYLLHSLSNKREEKISGGSLLFRHGLTASSTPVMSNRIGENSTISSSGFGTAAPASSRGLETFSQLPSNISTPGDTRSTNLSSRLGWSLTPSEYSAIRNSTQVKNGISAQQTLEGDHGRKSKHAKSAHLLTKEQVNEANLVRQMLYVFQGIPSKNIKHSTRENAFCLDNNIEVDKRDRQAVHRLCELGWLHNRIKKYIDSHNKDKALGLVGQAFCAALQQELTEYYRLLSVLQSQIQQIDAGFEDNCILTLPKLAVWTFEPYERLKWIAALVDNCEDKKGGALTSMVHAFMQTGDSSSRAITRRILHIVSQPIFHIIDKWICDGELYDPFHEFFVAADLTVRNERLWYDKYRIRQSMIPSFIKMEQAEKILLVGKSINFLRLVCQDRTKLLQDRLQMSTDSAVNEDGYGLDFAADLQVRVRRAHTATGAHLLNVLRDRFKMLTHLHALRKFLLLGQGDFIRHLLDLLQEELSKPANLLYRHNLSGPVEAAVRASNAQFEDADVLTRLDFRLLEINPGDFGWDVFSLDYHLDPPLNTLITPDVMLVYLRIFIFLWRAKRMEYNLALIWTGMMEQSRRLAPVLPHLQSVLHNGHVLAAEMVHFVHQMQYYIAFEVWVLTTDCS